The proteins below come from a single Candidatus Hydrogenedens sp. genomic window:
- the bamC gene encoding outer membrane protein assembly factor BamC, whose translation MTKRYMVSFNFIIVVVLTFILFNGCARTLKDTSGFAEEKVITVKAPFDKTWQATKETLKEMKLDIYTRDKRGVFVAFDQPKRKWMQLNRIKYEIRLGSVKSEETRIFISAIKQIYGVTLLTNPDWHDRKIKGKTKSDDIIAKIVEKTGGKVETTTPEVQIQESKPTE comes from the coding sequence ATGACAAAAAGGTATATGGTTAGTTTCAATTTTATAATTGTAGTCGTTTTAACATTCATTCTTTTCAATGGATGTGCACGAACATTAAAAGATACAAGCGGTTTTGCTGAGGAAAAAGTCATCACAGTAAAAGCACCTTTCGACAAAACATGGCAAGCAACAAAAGAAACGTTGAAAGAAATGAAATTGGACATTTACACAAGAGATAAAAGAGGTGTGTTTGTTGCATTTGACCAACCGAAACGGAAATGGATGCAACTGAACAGAATTAAATATGAAATTCGATTGGGAAGTGTAAAATCAGAAGAAACACGTATCTTTATCTCTGCTATAAAGCAAATTTATGGGGTGACGCTACTAACAAATCCCGATTGGCATGACCGTAAAATAAAAGGTAAAACCAAGTCTGATGATATCATTGCTAAAATAGTAGAAAAGACTGGGGGAAAAGTTGAAACAACCACTCCCGAAGTCCAAATTCAAGAATCAAAACCCACAGAATAG
- a CDS encoding putative quinol monooxygenase: MFVVFVYVHVKPDCIDAFRKESEKNALESRKEPGVIRFDVLQQLDDPTRFVLYEAYRDEDGAKAHKETPHYAQWRDAVAPMMAEPRYSVKYNFCVKIN; encoded by the coding sequence ATGTTTGTAGTATTTGTTTACGTGCATGTAAAACCTGATTGTATCGATGCATTTCGCAAAGAGTCGGAAAAGAATGCTCTGGAAAGTCGAAAAGAGCCAGGAGTCATTCGCTTTGATGTTCTTCAACAATTAGATGACCCAACACGATTCGTTTTGTATGAAGCCTATAGAGATGAAGACGGAGCAAAAGCACATAAAGAAACCCCACATTATGCACAATGGCGTGATGCAGTCGCTCCAATGATGGCAGAACCGAGATATAGTGTAAAATATAACTTCTGTGTAAAAATAAATTGA
- a CDS encoding DUF4097 family beta strand repeat-containing protein — protein sequence MIRTFAHWFLERFGAHSLLQSFLAALFILFAVQLFTIGVLSERLPIEVSRPYFQEVRTFTFEPREKLEIDNVDGTVNITPGKNSKISIIADIRGYPRRFRDRDKVMKFYKKLFQIIESDTRVSLKTEPHSRPEGVEFRIDYQVTVPEKIDIEINVMSRGNVYITAGCKNVSVRANQGDITIIQPEGDVFAQTILGRIDVRNVTTSADVQTINGAIYITAEKGKIKANSVNGNIQASLLTENIELCDLSVTNGNISLSFPELFSSKILAKTNRGYITSEFPLGDVLPGTQVSLIEKQIGKGVADLKLTSMNGKILISRLIQ from the coding sequence ATGATAAGAACATTTGCACATTGGTTCCTTGAACGCTTTGGTGCCCACTCTTTATTACAAAGTTTTTTGGCCGCTTTATTTATTTTATTTGCAGTTCAGCTATTTACAATCGGTGTATTAAGTGAACGTTTACCTATAGAGGTATCAAGACCTTACTTTCAGGAAGTTCGAACGTTTACATTTGAGCCGAGGGAAAAGTTAGAAATTGATAATGTTGATGGAACAGTCAATATAACACCGGGCAAGAACTCAAAGATAAGTATTATTGCAGATATTCGTGGGTATCCTCGTCGATTTAGAGACCGCGATAAAGTGATGAAGTTTTATAAGAAACTGTTCCAGATTATTGAGAGTGATACAAGAGTATCTCTGAAAACAGAACCCCATTCCCGTCCAGAAGGGGTAGAATTCCGTATTGATTACCAGGTAACGGTTCCAGAAAAAATAGATATAGAAATAAATGTTATGAGTAGAGGGAATGTCTATATTACCGCTGGCTGTAAAAATGTTTCTGTCCGAGCCAATCAAGGCGATATTACAATTATCCAGCCTGAGGGTGATGTTTTTGCCCAAACAATTTTAGGTCGAATTGATGTTAGGAATGTAACAACCAGTGCGGATGTTCAAACTATTAACGGTGCTATTTATATCACAGCGGAAAAAGGTAAAATAAAGGCAAACTCGGTGAATGGGAATATTCAAGCGTCTCTTCTGACAGAAAACATTGAACTGTGTGATTTAAGTGTTACAAACGGTAATATATCATTGTCATTTCCTGAACTTTTTTCATCAAAAATCCTTGCAAAAACGAATCGAGGGTATATCACATCAGAGTTCCCATTGGGTGATGTTTTACCTGGAACTCAGGTCAGTTTAATAGAAAAACAAATCGGTAAGGGAGTCGCCGATTTGAAATTGACGTCTATGAATGGCAAAATATTAATATCTCGTCTTATTCAGTAG
- a CDS encoding RNA polymerase sigma factor — MFKLFSSASSPSQGAIAVYPTATENQPECTELELVRRSRKGDTEAYAELVRKYQQVVFNIAYRFMRDVSLAEDMAQEAFIKAFKHIKGFRGDCSFSTWLYRVTCSVCLTELSRRKKRCEVGLQPNTPVGSVESKVNEYEIAEKIRECVTRLSDRYATVLTLYYLNGISYEEIAEIMDIPVGTLKTWMFRARKQLRKVVEKEIFPNGKDTP, encoded by the coding sequence ATGTTTAAATTATTTAGTTCGGCTTCTTCACCTTCACAAGGAGCAATTGCCGTTTATCCAACGGCTACAGAGAACCAACCCGAATGTACAGAGTTGGAGTTAGTTCGAAGAAGTCGTAAGGGCGACACGGAAGCGTATGCAGAATTGGTTCGTAAATACCAACAAGTAGTGTTTAATATTGCATATCGCTTTATGCGTGATGTAAGTCTTGCGGAAGATATGGCTCAAGAGGCATTTATTAAAGCCTTTAAGCATATTAAAGGTTTCCGTGGAGATTGCTCATTCTCTACATGGTTATATCGGGTTACATGTAGTGTTTGTTTGACCGAATTAAGCCGTCGGAAAAAACGTTGTGAGGTTGGTTTACAACCTAATACGCCCGTCGGTAGTGTAGAAAGTAAAGTAAATGAATATGAAATTGCAGAGAAGATACGTGAATGTGTTACACGACTCTCGGACCGGTATGCAACCGTATTGACATTATATTATTTAAATGGTATTTCGTATGAAGAAATTGCAGAAATTATGGATATACCAGTTGGCACATTAAAAACATGGATGTTCCGTGCACGTAAACAGCTTCGTAAAGTTGTAGAAAAGGAGATATTCCCAAATGGCAAAGATACCCCATGA
- a CDS encoding carboxypeptidase regulatory-like domain-containing protein, with product MNWKIFLSKGVIQAVFVLVLLIIIGLALAFLLAPEKPEAPPRSKISYEGKPTSSPKPTKQYDEILPETPSSTEPVKTERQTSPQSTPKTEEDIEQEQKEFPVIVKVLDGETNQPIAGAQVLLATGMTHKKGPTITSSITGRDASQYYIESRKVRGPFSTNTEGIAQLSLYSGELERYRKESMRIVVKSGDYIQEEEQISSINIEETKPTEVVIRLYKGGTIEGKVVEEGSNTGASGIKIFIDQGSNPFLKQGKLLPESTSITDEEGNFKLTGLIPGTYGLYVSVEGTPYLPSKKEIPYKKVTLVSPKDSQKGIIFKVEPAGMIWGYIMNMSGEPVSGAQIMLTTSQSIFTQAVNAFLTKEGPKSTSSDSTGYYELGGVALNQEWRLYVTAEGNYTPQLSDVFALTPSYRVVRVDINMFDGGSVAGSIRDTDGKPVSNAEVLCMPEYRAIFSPLDQPTAFRSVTSQEDGTYLLTGLPPGNFQVMAWKAGFKVPLSGVKISSDGFSRLDGINFTLEPIDKGDLSVFGKVTNPQGQPLSGADVNLEGVTTAGFQSEEHSTTTDSSGMYRIDGVNIGYYELRVSYPGYVTRTLYNVRFNQPTDIVLQTFGVIRGQVLVKETGSPLEQPFTIKATPSAYSADESGDIAFAQYTTEPVEGSFTDKEGRFELELGPGAFDLVATAEEYVEGRAQVTVREGETVEVKIYVSKQGAVLAGKVTIRGGGNPQGTRVFLIRAESETEAMSKVLLADEATGTKVQGVGDDGAFRFEAVAEGNYVVVAQHEGYAMANSGLISLNPGQRMENITITLSSGGGLEGHIYIDGKLAGNAMVIILGPGGLKTTNADESGYYSFEGLSSGVYQLVASPVGASDVNEVEDINMSGLFETRGVPVEVKEGQTTRFDFGRMGGTRIEGRCNPAPPIGGIALLRPPSGRTYAFGQIVNMDELVGSMSTMVNPLGGNFVFEDVPTGEWQLDIYYVQFGRGVRYVYTVIVDVKGEEPVMNIDCMVRL from the coding sequence ATGAATTGGAAAATTTTCCTTTCCAAGGGAGTTATACAAGCAGTTTTTGTTTTAGTATTGTTAATAATTATAGGTCTTGCTCTTGCGTTCTTATTAGCCCCTGAAAAACCGGAAGCACCACCTCGCTCAAAAATTTCCTATGAAGGTAAACCAACCTCATCACCGAAGCCAACAAAACAATATGATGAGATTCTTCCCGAGACGCCATCTTCTACAGAACCTGTAAAAACAGAGAGACAAACCTCTCCACAGTCCACTCCAAAAACAGAGGAAGACATTGAGCAGGAACAAAAAGAGTTCCCGGTTATTGTAAAAGTATTGGATGGTGAAACAAATCAACCTATTGCAGGTGCACAGGTTTTATTGGCTACAGGCATGACACATAAAAAAGGTCCAACAATAACCAGTTCCATTACAGGAAGGGATGCCTCTCAATATTATATTGAATCGCGAAAGGTTCGTGGACCTTTTTCTACCAATACCGAGGGCATCGCACAGTTGTCTTTGTATAGTGGTGAGTTAGAGCGATATCGTAAAGAAAGTATGAGGATTGTTGTAAAATCAGGAGATTATATACAGGAAGAGGAACAGATATCGTCTATTAATATAGAAGAGACAAAGCCGACAGAGGTCGTTATTCGATTATATAAAGGAGGAACAATTGAAGGAAAAGTGGTCGAAGAGGGAAGCAATACGGGGGCAAGTGGAATCAAGATTTTTATTGATCAGGGCTCCAATCCTTTCCTTAAACAGGGAAAACTCTTACCTGAAAGCACGTCAATAACAGATGAAGAAGGCAATTTTAAACTGACAGGATTAATACCAGGCACCTATGGCTTATATGTCTCAGTAGAAGGCACACCGTATTTGCCAAGTAAAAAGGAAATTCCCTATAAAAAGGTAACTTTGGTGTCTCCAAAAGACTCACAAAAAGGGATTATATTCAAAGTTGAGCCCGCAGGTATGATATGGGGATATATAATGAATATGTCAGGAGAACCTGTATCGGGTGCACAAATTATGTTAACCACCTCACAAAGTATTTTTACACAGGCAGTTAATGCGTTTTTGACAAAAGAGGGTCCAAAGTCAACATCCTCAGACAGTACTGGGTATTACGAGTTAGGTGGTGTGGCTCTGAATCAAGAATGGAGACTCTATGTAACCGCTGAAGGAAATTATACCCCACAATTAAGTGATGTCTTTGCGTTAACCCCTTCTTACCGTGTTGTAAGGGTTGATATTAATATGTTCGATGGCGGTTCGGTGGCTGGTTCTATCCGTGATACCGATGGGAAACCTGTGTCAAATGCAGAGGTGCTATGTATGCCTGAATATCGTGCTATTTTTTCTCCATTAGACCAACCTACTGCATTTCGTAGTGTGACATCACAAGAAGATGGTACCTATTTATTAACGGGGTTGCCTCCAGGAAATTTCCAGGTTATGGCATGGAAAGCAGGATTTAAAGTGCCTCTTTCAGGAGTAAAGATTTCAAGTGATGGCTTTTCTCGGCTTGATGGTATCAACTTCACATTAGAGCCTATTGATAAAGGAGACCTTTCTGTTTTCGGGAAAGTAACGAATCCACAAGGACAACCTTTAAGTGGTGCGGATGTGAATCTGGAAGGGGTAACCACAGCAGGTTTCCAATCAGAAGAACATTCTACCACTACGGATAGTTCAGGAATGTATCGAATTGATGGTGTGAATATTGGGTATTATGAGTTGCGTGTTTCCTATCCTGGGTATGTTACACGCACACTATATAACGTCCGCTTTAATCAGCCAACGGATATTGTTCTTCAGACCTTTGGCGTTATCCGTGGACAGGTACTTGTTAAAGAGACGGGTTCACCATTAGAACAACCGTTTACTATTAAGGCAACTCCTTCCGCTTATAGTGCTGATGAATCGGGTGATATTGCATTTGCTCAATATACAACCGAACCCGTTGAGGGGTCATTTACAGATAAAGAGGGTAGATTTGAACTTGAATTGGGTCCTGGAGCCTTTGACCTTGTCGCAACGGCTGAAGAGTATGTTGAAGGACGGGCTCAAGTCACAGTGCGTGAAGGAGAGACCGTCGAGGTAAAAATATATGTTTCGAAACAAGGGGCTGTCCTTGCAGGAAAGGTTACTATCCGAGGTGGTGGAAACCCACAAGGAACGAGGGTATTTTTAATTCGAGCCGAATCAGAGACAGAAGCGATGAGTAAAGTGCTTTTAGCAGACGAGGCAACTGGGACAAAGGTTCAAGGTGTCGGAGATGATGGGGCATTCCGTTTTGAAGCAGTTGCAGAAGGTAACTATGTTGTCGTTGCCCAACATGAAGGTTATGCAATGGCTAATAGTGGTTTAATATCTCTTAATCCAGGACAGCGAATGGAAAATATTACCATTACACTAAGTTCAGGAGGTGGATTGGAAGGACATATTTATATTGATGGTAAACTGGCAGGAAATGCAATGGTCATTATTTTAGGTCCAGGTGGATTAAAAACAACAAATGCTGATGAAAGTGGCTATTATTCCTTTGAAGGACTGTCAAGCGGTGTATATCAATTAGTTGCTTCACCTGTAGGTGCCTCCGATGTCAATGAGGTTGAAGATATAAATATGAGTGGACTTTTTGAAACAAGGGGTGTTCCAGTTGAAGTTAAAGAGGGACAAACAACACGATTTGATTTTGGCCGAATGGGCGGAACCCGAATTGAAGGACGTTGCAATCCTGCTCCACCTATTGGAGGTATAGCATTACTACGTCCACCTTCTGGAAGAACGTATGCTTTCGGACAAATCGTTAATATGGATGAATTGGTCGGAAGTATGAGCACCATGGTTAATCCATTGGGGGGAAATTTCGTTTTTGAAGATGTCCCTACTGGTGAATGGCAATTGGATATTTATTATGTTCAATTTGGCCGTGGTGTTCGGTATGTGTATACAGTTATCGTTGATGTTAAAGGTGAAGAACCCGTAATGAATATTGATTGCATGGTTCGATTGTAA
- a CDS encoding ABC transporter ATP-binding protein: protein MALIDVENLKVSYGDFVAIDGISFSLEPGVIGLIGPNGAGKTTLIRSFLGFIRPQQGKIYIAGNELPKDILKVRAIVGHMPEREVVSPKVTAVSFLVYCGRLVGMSYIDALERSHEVLNYVGLQEARYRPMQTYSTGMLQRVKLAQSILHDPKILILDEPTNGLDPDGRLEMLQLIKEISVQRGVTTILSTHLLPDVQNLCSQVVVLNKGKLVFCGDLQSLFESKVNHYEVSVQDNEDLFMEELTRMGIQFEVLPRGILSVKLPDSLTREELFHCAKRANTIIRMFVPAGGDLTTLFQSSLVKEEV, encoded by the coding sequence GTGGCATTAATTGATGTTGAAAACTTAAAGGTTTCGTATGGAGACTTTGTTGCAATAGATGGCATCTCATTTAGTTTAGAGCCTGGGGTCATCGGATTAATTGGACCGAACGGTGCAGGAAAAACGACGCTTATCCGTAGTTTTTTGGGCTTCATCCGTCCTCAGCAAGGCAAAATATATATTGCGGGGAATGAATTGCCGAAGGACATTCTCAAGGTTAGAGCCATAGTCGGGCACATGCCAGAGCGTGAAGTTGTTAGTCCGAAAGTTACAGCGGTAAGTTTCCTTGTCTACTGTGGTCGACTTGTTGGAATGTCATATATAGATGCTCTGGAACGTTCCCACGAGGTATTAAACTATGTAGGATTACAGGAAGCAAGATATAGACCTATGCAGACCTATTCTACGGGTATGCTACAACGAGTGAAATTGGCTCAGTCCATCCTACATGACCCAAAGATTTTGATACTGGATGAACCGACCAATGGTTTAGATCCAGATGGACGCTTAGAAATGTTACAATTAATAAAAGAAATTTCAGTTCAACGTGGGGTTACCACCATTCTTTCAACCCATTTACTGCCAGATGTACAAAATCTTTGCTCTCAAGTGGTGGTTTTGAATAAGGGCAAATTGGTTTTCTGTGGAGATTTGCAATCACTTTTTGAAAGTAAAGTAAATCATTATGAAGTGTCCGTTCAAGATAATGAAGACCTGTTTATGGAGGAACTTACTCGCATGGGAATTCAATTTGAGGTGCTACCTCGTGGTATTTTATCCGTAAAATTGCCAGATTCACTTACAAGGGAAGAACTATTCCACTGTGCCAAAAGAGCCAATACCATCATCCGTATGTTTGTCCCTGCGGGTGGGGACCTTACGACTCTTTTTCAATCATCATTGGTGAAAGAAGAGGTGTAG
- a CDS encoding ABC transporter ATP-binding protein: MDIQIETKELSKWFNEVVALNNVTVQITSGVIGLLGPNGAGKSTFIKLALGLYRPSRGEIRVLGERPRNNFRIISQVGYCPEMDHFVEEVSGFEFLYWLARYSGLVGEAGQKRVKEVLEQVRMTDRMYDPIATYSKGMRQRIKVAQALLHDPQILFLDEPMNGLDPSAREDLFNLVIRLGNEGKTVIFSSHVLHEVERVTDTVILIYNGRVLAFGKIRDIRDLIKNHPRTIVIETLEPKKIYQLLSFDTNITTVNFETQKLTVHTLDPIQTFKFINEIVVDGKVPIYSFRCADEDLQSVFQYLISTHIPRGL; encoded by the coding sequence ATGGATATTCAAATAGAGACAAAAGAACTTTCCAAATGGTTTAACGAAGTAGTCGCATTAAACAACGTGACTGTCCAGATTACTTCAGGTGTTATTGGTCTGCTTGGTCCAAATGGAGCAGGAAAATCAACCTTTATTAAATTAGCATTGGGATTGTATAGGCCAAGTCGTGGTGAAATTCGTGTCCTCGGAGAAAGACCACGCAATAATTTTCGTATAATTTCACAGGTCGGTTATTGTCCTGAAATGGACCACTTTGTTGAAGAAGTTAGTGGCTTCGAGTTCTTATATTGGTTGGCAAGATATTCAGGCCTGGTAGGAGAAGCAGGACAAAAACGCGTTAAGGAAGTTTTAGAGCAGGTACGAATGACCGACCGAATGTATGACCCGATTGCAACATATAGCAAAGGAATGCGACAAAGAATTAAAGTGGCACAAGCCTTATTACATGACCCGCAAATCCTATTTTTAGATGAGCCTATGAATGGATTAGACCCCTCTGCCAGAGAAGACTTATTCAACTTGGTTATTCGCCTTGGAAATGAAGGGAAAACAGTTATATTTTCAAGCCATGTACTCCATGAAGTAGAACGGGTTACCGATACAGTCATATTAATTTATAACGGAAGAGTCCTTGCTTTCGGAAAAATACGTGACATTAGAGATTTAATCAAGAATCACCCACGGACTATCGTTATCGAAACGTTAGAACCCAAGAAGATTTACCAGCTATTAAGTTTCGACACAAACATTACAACAGTAAACTTCGAAACTCAAAAACTAACAGTGCATACATTAGACCCCATACAAACATTTAAATTTATCAATGAGATTGTTGTAGACGGAAAGGTTCCAATTTATAGTTTTCGGTGTGCAGATGAAGATTTACAGTCCGTATTCCAATACCTGATATCAACCCATATTCCCCGAGGTTTATAA
- a CDS encoding ABC transporter permease: MSLLRIKKVKDIIIDFRTSFLHALTITLRRDRFLLMAIICVLPVIIPIFVALFSRTLFRESGLQIFVRLSEQIYIHTLTPLLALFIGLIGIREEIDSLTVIYLLTRPVSRFAWIMGRFVSYLIVSSMLLFLGIVLTYLACVILGNIHLDIIGIRLLLRYVGVGIMGLLGYGAISFMLGCATNHPIIIGVILFFGWEKIANVIPGIVDFWTIQKYLDSTFPPLATQQYNATVVPIIGIFQKEIFFVGPIRAIITIAIVTIVGLFLSVFFMLWREFTRDRVVGK, from the coding sequence ATGAGTTTGTTGAGAATAAAAAAAGTAAAAGATATTATTATAGATTTTAGAACATCATTCCTCCATGCCTTAACAATTACCCTACGACGCGACCGATTCCTGTTAATGGCTATCATCTGTGTTTTGCCAGTTATAATTCCTATTTTTGTGGCTCTATTCTCACGTACTCTGTTTCGGGAAAGTGGTTTGCAGATATTTGTTCGATTATCAGAGCAAATTTATATCCATACACTGACTCCATTACTGGCGTTATTCATCGGGTTGATAGGCATTCGCGAAGAAATCGATTCCCTGACCGTGATATATCTACTGACCAGACCTGTTTCACGGTTCGCATGGATTATGGGTCGGTTCGTTTCATATCTTATTGTTTCGAGTATGTTACTGTTCTTGGGAATAGTCCTGACCTATTTAGCATGTGTCATATTAGGCAATATTCATTTAGATATAATAGGAATTCGTCTTTTACTCCGATATGTAGGTGTAGGTATTATGGGACTATTGGGATACGGTGCAATTAGTTTCATGTTAGGCTGTGCAACGAACCACCCCATTATTATCGGTGTTATCCTATTCTTTGGCTGGGAAAAAATAGCCAATGTTATACCTGGAATCGTCGATTTCTGGACTATTCAAAAATATTTAGATTCTACCTTTCCACCTCTTGCCACACAACAATATAACGCAACTGTTGTCCCAATAATTGGTATTTTTCAAAAAGAAATATTTTTTGTCGGTCCAATCCGTGCAATTATAACCATTGCAATAGTTACTATCGTAGGTTTATTTCTATCCGTTTTCTTTATGCTGTGGCGTGAATTCACCAGAGACCGAGTTGTCGGCAAGTAA
- the bcp gene encoding thioredoxin-dependent thiol peroxidase, producing the protein MTKQKTQKVSAGDNAPEFKLKSYKGEDIQLSNFKGKYIVVYFYPKDDTPGCTIEARGFQKLLDKFKAKNAVVLGVSPDSMESHCSFAEKYNLNFYLLSDEGHNVAEQYGAWGKKNMYGKISEGIIRSTFLISPDGKVIRAWYKVKPEGHAEEVLNSIP; encoded by the coding sequence ATGACTAAACAAAAAACACAAAAAGTATCAGCAGGTGATAATGCCCCTGAATTCAAACTTAAAAGTTATAAGGGTGAAGATATTCAGTTATCTAACTTTAAGGGGAAGTATATTGTTGTTTACTTCTATCCTAAAGATGATACACCAGGGTGCACCATTGAAGCACGTGGTTTTCAGAAATTACTCGATAAGTTTAAAGCAAAAAATGCAGTGGTTCTCGGTGTAAGTCCTGATTCAATGGAATCGCATTGTTCTTTCGCAGAGAAATACAATCTCAATTTCTATTTATTATCTGATGAAGGGCATAACGTTGCGGAACAGTACGGTGCATGGGGAAAGAAAAATATGTACGGCAAAATATCAGAAGGTATTATCCGTAGCACTTTTCTTATCAGTCCTGATGGTAAAGTTATCCGTGCATGGTATAAAGTAAAGCCTGAAGGTCATGCTGAAGAGGTTCTTAACTCTATTCCTTAA
- the lptB gene encoding LPS export ABC transporter ATP-binding protein: protein MDRQPLLETKELVKSFRKRVVVRNVSLSLCAGEVVGLLGPNGAGKTTTFNMVVGLLKPDSGNVFFQNQDITTFPMYRRARFGIAYLAQEPSVFRNLTVEQNLLAILEFLPGTETEHKERARQLLKELNIEHLANQYAYTLSGGERRKTEIARALVTQPKIFLLDEPFAGIDPIAISELQNMVIDLKNRGIGVLITDHNVRDTLAITDRAYIISEGQVICTGTAEQVSANEHVRKVYLGEQFRLTI, encoded by the coding sequence ATGGATAGACAACCTCTACTCGAGACGAAAGAATTAGTAAAATCATTTCGTAAGCGTGTTGTCGTCCGCAATGTTTCGCTATCCCTTTGTGCAGGAGAAGTTGTAGGGTTACTCGGTCCAAATGGTGCTGGTAAAACAACTACCTTTAACATGGTTGTCGGCTTATTAAAACCAGACAGCGGGAACGTATTTTTCCAAAATCAAGACATTACGACTTTTCCTATGTATCGACGGGCTCGGTTCGGTATTGCATACTTGGCACAAGAACCGTCTGTGTTCCGCAACTTAACTGTAGAACAAAACCTGCTTGCTATATTAGAATTTCTACCTGGCACAGAGACAGAGCATAAAGAGCGAGCACGCCAGTTATTAAAAGAACTCAACATCGAACATCTGGCAAATCAATACGCATACACCCTGTCTGGCGGAGAGCGACGGAAAACAGAGATAGCACGGGCACTTGTGACACAACCTAAAATATTCCTACTTGATGAACCCTTTGCAGGTATTGACCCAATCGCTATTAGTGAACTCCAAAACATGGTTATCGACCTAAAAAATCGGGGTATCGGTGTACTTATAACAGACCATAATGTAAGAGACACTCTCGCAATTACTGACCGAGCCTATATCATCAGCGAAGGACAGGTTATTTGCACAGGAACAGCCGAACAAGTCTCTGCCAACGAACATGTCCGAAAAGTTTACCTTGGCGAACAATTCCGACTAACTATTTAA
- the lptC gene encoding LPS export ABC transporter periplasmic protein LptC, producing MKWLHILLSCLLLLCSCSKKPSAPTTENTNPAKTSLESMDVTGVDLYHHDPRPTFGEARKPTLWLHAEKFSVIDENTWKVENIRATIYDTQSGKEHIKISAKEGIFEKMKSASLKGDVEAQMTDITFTTDAIEWKNRTETEPAKIHTQGHVELNGTDIHLLASSLIINADTKEFELEEVSGEVPLVLRNPT from the coding sequence ATGAAATGGCTACATATTTTATTATCTTGTCTTTTACTCCTCTGTTCTTGTTCAAAAAAACCTTCTGCCCCGACAACTGAGAATACAAATCCAGCAAAAACATCTTTGGAAAGTATGGATGTAACCGGTGTCGACCTATACCACCATGACCCAAGACCGACCTTCGGTGAGGCACGAAAACCCACCTTATGGTTACATGCCGAAAAATTCTCCGTCATCGATGAGAACACCTGGAAAGTTGAAAACATCCGTGCCACCATTTACGATACGCAATCAGGTAAAGAGCACATTAAAATTTCCGCCAAAGAAGGGATATTCGAAAAAATGAAGAGTGCTTCTCTAAAAGGGGATGTTGAAGCACAAATGACAGACATAACCTTCACAACAGATGCTATTGAATGGAAGAATCGCACAGAAACAGAACCTGCTAAAATACATACACAAGGGCACGTAGAATTGAATGGGACTGATATTCATCTTCTTGCTTCATCTTTAATTATTAACGCCGATACAAAAGAATTTGAACTGGAGGAAGTCTCTGGTGAAGTTCCACTGGTTTTAAGGAATCCAACATGA